From the Eleutherodactylus coqui strain aEleCoq1 chromosome 7, aEleCoq1.hap1, whole genome shotgun sequence genome, one window contains:
- the UCP1 gene encoding mitochondrial brown fat uncoupling protein 1, whose translation MVGLRPSDVPPTPAVKFIGAGTAACIADLFTFPLDTAKVRLQIQGESAGSGAVNAIRYKGVFGTITTIVKTEGPRSLYNGLVAGLQRQMSFASIRIGLYDTVKLFYTNGKEKAGIGSRILAGCTTGALAVTVAQPTDVVKVRFQAQITLQGVKKRYNGTMDAYKTIAREEGMRGLWKGTFPNVTRNAIVNCTELVTYDLIKESLLQYKLLTDNLPCHFVSAFGAGFCTTVIASPVDVVKTRYMNSPPGLYKSAINCAWTMVTKEGPTAFYKGFVPSFLRLGSWNVVMFVSYEQLKRAMMMSRQKVEYAT comes from the exons ATGGTTGGACTGCGACCCTCTGACGTCCCCCCGACACCCGCTGTGAAGTTCATCGGTGCTGgcactgcagcatgtatagctgACCTCTTCACATTCCCCTTGGATACAGCAAAAGTCAGACTACAG ATACAAGGAGAGTCAGCAGGATCTGGGGCAGTCAATGCGATCCGTTACAAAGGCGTTTTTGGCACTATAACAACTATTGTGAAGACTgaagggcccaggagcctctatAATGGATTAGTGGCAGGACTGCAAAGACAAATGAGTTTTGCTTCCATTAGAATTGGACTGTATGATACAGTCAAACTCTTCTACACGAATGGAAAGGAGA AAGCTGGTATTGGAAGCAGAATACTTGCTGGCTGTACGACGGGAGCATTGGCTGTCACAGTGGCCCAGCCAACTGATGTGGTGAAAGTCAGATTCCAAGCTCAGATCACTCTCCAAGGGGTGAAGAAGAGGTACAATGGTACTATGGATGCATACAAAACCATTGCAAGAGAAGAAGGAATGAGAGGCCTTTGGAAAG gAACATTTCCAAATGTGACAAGAAACGCAATTGTCAACTGCACAGAGCTGGTAACCTATGACTTAATAAAGGAATCGCTGCTGCAGTACAAACTACTGACAG ATAACCTCCCTTGCCATTTTGTATCCGCCTTTGGAGCTGGGTTTTGTACTACTGTTATTGCTTCCCCGGTGGATGTCGTAAAGACAAGATACATGAATTCTCCACCTGGACTGTACAAGTCAGCTATTAACTGTGCATGGACGATGGTCACCAAGGAGGGCCCTACTGCCTTTTATAAAGG GTTTGTTCCTTCATTCCTGAGGTTGGGATCCTGGAATGTTGTCATGTTTGTGTCTTATGAACAACTGAAGAGAGCAATGATGATGTCCAGACAAAAAGTTGAATATGCAACCTGA